The Sphingobium sp. BYY-5 genome contains a region encoding:
- a CDS encoding NifU family protein, with translation MLIETELTPNPATIKFLPGRAVMGTGTRDFATPEEAEASPLADALFGLGDVTGVFFGSDFISVTIAPGAEWSDVKPDILATLLEHFSANMPLFAPGSAAGISVPTEDEDFADDPEDAEIVEQIRELIDTRVRPAVANDGGDIIYRGFDKGTVYLKMQGACSGCPSSTATLKNGIEQLLKHYVPEVTEVRAV, from the coding sequence ATGCTGATCGAAACCGAACTGACGCCCAATCCGGCGACCATCAAATTCCTCCCCGGCCGCGCGGTCATGGGAACGGGCACGCGCGATTTCGCAACGCCGGAGGAAGCCGAAGCCTCCCCACTCGCGGACGCGCTGTTCGGCCTGGGCGATGTGACCGGCGTGTTTTTCGGCAGCGACTTCATATCGGTGACGATCGCGCCCGGCGCGGAATGGTCCGACGTCAAGCCCGACATACTCGCCACCTTGCTGGAGCATTTTTCCGCCAACATGCCGCTCTTCGCCCCCGGCAGCGCGGCAGGCATCAGCGTCCCGACCGAGGATGAAGATTTCGCCGACGATCCGGAGGATGCCGAGATTGTCGAGCAGATCCGTGAACTTATCGACACCCGCGTCCGCCCGGCGGTCGCCAATGACGGTGGCGACATCATCTATCGCGGTTTCGACAAGGGCACCGTCTACCTCAAGATGCAGGGCGCCTGTTCGGGCTGCCCATCCTCGACCGCCACGCTTAAGAACGGCATCGAGCAGCTACTCAAACATTATGTCCCCGAAGTCACCGAAGTACGCGCGGTCTGA